In the genome of Nycticebus coucang isolate mNycCou1 chromosome 12, mNycCou1.pri, whole genome shotgun sequence, one region contains:
- the LOC128562350 gene encoding 40S ribosomal protein S27-like, with amino-acid sequence MPLARDLLHPSLEEEKKKHKKKRLVQSPNSYFMDVKCPGCYKITTVFSHAQTVVLCVGCSTVLCQPTGGKARLTEGCSFRRKQH; translated from the coding sequence ATGCCTTTGGCAAGAGATTTACTACATCCGTCcttggaagaggaaaagaaaaaacataaaaagaaacgGCTAGTTCAAAGTCCAAACTCTTATTTTATGGATGTAAAATGTCCGGGTTGCTACAAGATTACCACAGTTTTCAGCCATGCTCAGACAGTGGTTCTTTGTGTGGGTTGTTCAACAGTCTTGTGCCAACCTACAGGAGGAAAGGCCAGACTTACAGAAGGGTGTTCATTTAGAAGAAAGCAACATTAA